One genomic segment of Candidatus Baltobacteraceae bacterium includes these proteins:
- a CDS encoding VWA domain-containing protein, with protein sequence MSLDRPVWLVVGILAAALLAIVYRALARRRTETDLEYSNIPFFLEAVKSREWIVRLLEGMWVVALACVVLAAAGPHLTIPVPIKDGSVFICIDTSGSMRSGDVIPTRAAAAKAAARAFISETPGGTRIGIIAFSGSASIVAPLSADHQLVSDSLDNLPQPDGPTAIGDALQLAAQNLPDRGHRVVILITDGVNNSGSDPSAAAEWLGEHSIPVYTIGIGTPMGGLIPGTNEEATIDEQALRSYADQSGGAYARVENATQLHDALAQLGRITTMERKPVDASLGFALGGAAAMVIAFLAGFGLGRYP encoded by the coding sequence ATGAGTCTCGACCGGCCCGTGTGGCTCGTAGTGGGAATCCTCGCCGCGGCCTTGCTCGCGATCGTCTATCGCGCGCTCGCGCGGCGGCGAACCGAAACCGACCTCGAATACTCCAACATTCCGTTCTTCCTCGAAGCCGTGAAATCGCGCGAGTGGATCGTTCGTCTCCTCGAAGGAATGTGGGTTGTCGCCTTAGCGTGCGTCGTGCTCGCTGCCGCCGGCCCGCACCTCACGATTCCGGTCCCGATCAAGGATGGCTCGGTGTTCATCTGCATCGATACGTCAGGCTCGATGCGATCCGGCGATGTCATCCCGACGCGCGCTGCGGCCGCAAAGGCAGCCGCGCGCGCGTTCATCTCCGAAACGCCGGGCGGCACGAGGATCGGCATCATCGCGTTCTCGGGATCCGCGTCCATCGTTGCGCCGCTGAGCGCGGACCACCAGCTCGTCTCCGACTCGCTCGACAATCTCCCGCAGCCCGACGGTCCGACGGCCATCGGTGACGCGCTGCAGTTGGCCGCACAGAACTTGCCGGATCGCGGTCACCGCGTCGTGATCTTGATTACCGACGGCGTCAATAACAGCGGCAGCGATCCCAGCGCCGCCGCCGAGTGGCTCGGCGAACACAGCATTCCCGTCTACACGATCGGCATCGGCACGCCCATGGGTGGGCTGATTCCGGGGACCAACGAAGAAGCAACCATCGACGAACAAGCGTTGCGAAGCTACGCGGATCAAAGCGGCGGCGCGTACGCCCGCGTGGAGAATGCAACGCAGCTGCACGACGCGCTGGCGCAGCTCGGTCGCATCACGACGATGGAGCGCAAGCC
- a CDS encoding DUF58 domain-containing protein: MTLRGALLRGRRRPRNLGAGSPTVYRGDGYEFVELRAYVPGDDVRRIDWAATARSNELQTRVVLEDVALTLAAVVDCSRSMQVGRRRRLSESAQEALESWFGAARADDRCVRVGTRGITPAPLQRSARAAALAPVDDAEAAFDAQSVLRTARAALTRGTALLAISDWYELKQEHDSLLGELGARFDCTALIARDPWFDGLPLRGMVRLRGAEGGQVRTYVGRRERAAYARAVRERETALSERFTRAGWRTGILHESDGSASLAAAFGIGRVQ; this comes from the coding sequence ATGACTCTCCGTGGGGCCTTGCTGCGCGGCCGGCGCCGCCCGCGCAATCTGGGAGCCGGATCGCCGACGGTGTATCGCGGCGACGGATACGAGTTTGTAGAGCTGCGGGCCTACGTTCCCGGCGACGACGTACGCCGCATCGACTGGGCTGCGACCGCTCGCTCCAACGAACTTCAGACGCGGGTCGTGCTCGAAGACGTCGCCCTGACGTTGGCAGCAGTCGTGGATTGCTCGCGTTCCATGCAAGTCGGCCGCCGCCGGCGGCTCTCCGAGTCGGCGCAAGAAGCGCTCGAGTCGTGGTTCGGCGCGGCGCGTGCCGACGACCGCTGCGTGCGCGTAGGCACGCGGGGCATCACGCCGGCGCCGCTTCAGCGCAGCGCTCGCGCAGCGGCACTCGCGCCGGTCGACGATGCCGAGGCCGCGTTCGACGCGCAAAGCGTCCTCCGTACTGCGCGCGCCGCGCTCACGCGCGGGACGGCATTGCTGGCGATTAGCGACTGGTATGAGTTGAAGCAAGAGCACGATTCACTGCTCGGCGAACTGGGCGCGCGTTTCGACTGCACCGCACTCATCGCGCGCGATCCGTGGTTCGACGGCCTGCCGCTGCGGGGTATGGTGCGGCTTCGCGGCGCCGAAGGCGGTCAGGTGCGCACCTACGTCGGCCGGCGCGAACGCGCCGCATACGCCCGGGCGGTGCGCGAACGAGAGACCGCGCTTAGCGAGCGATTCACGCGCGCGGGCTGGAGAACCGGGATCTTGCACGAAAGCGACGGTTCCGCGTCGCTTGCGGCCGCGTTTGGAATCGGGCGCGTACAATGA
- a CDS encoding AAA family ATPase: protein MSERKPSELVDALAQTIVGQREVLDALLLALLCNGHVLLEGPPGLAKTLACRSLAAALEGEFKRIQFTPDLLPSDIVGTRVFNQNEAAFTTVIGPIFANVVLADEINRAPAKVQSALLEAMQERQVTIGPQTHPLPDPFVVMATMNPLDSEGTYALPVAQMDRFLMKVNVGYPSTTEELQILDRFAVADTQPVRAVASLDDVKRWRMQAHAVHLDEKLKRYIVDLVAKTRLARGVSLRSDRAHSVDAGDLIDYGASPRATLALANLARARAFMDARDFALPDDVRAIAPHALRHRIGFNYRLTTEAVSAERVIEALVAEVAAP from the coding sequence ATGAGTGAACGCAAACCGTCGGAGCTCGTCGACGCGCTCGCGCAGACCATCGTCGGCCAACGCGAAGTCCTCGACGCGCTGCTGCTGGCACTGCTCTGCAACGGACACGTGTTGCTGGAGGGCCCCCCGGGGCTCGCCAAGACGCTGGCGTGCCGGTCGCTCGCCGCTGCCCTCGAGGGCGAGTTCAAGCGCATTCAGTTCACCCCGGATCTGCTGCCCAGCGACATCGTCGGCACGCGAGTCTTCAATCAAAACGAAGCCGCTTTTACAACCGTAATCGGGCCGATCTTCGCCAACGTCGTTCTGGCCGACGAAATCAACCGCGCCCCCGCGAAAGTCCAGTCGGCGCTGCTCGAAGCGATGCAAGAGCGCCAAGTGACGATCGGACCGCAGACGCATCCCCTACCGGATCCGTTCGTCGTCATGGCGACGATGAACCCGCTCGACTCCGAAGGGACCTACGCGCTGCCGGTCGCGCAGATGGACCGCTTTCTGATGAAAGTGAACGTCGGCTATCCATCGACGACCGAAGAACTGCAAATCCTCGACCGCTTTGCCGTGGCCGATACGCAGCCCGTGCGCGCGGTGGCGTCACTCGACGATGTCAAGCGCTGGCGAATGCAGGCGCACGCGGTGCACCTCGACGAGAAACTCAAGCGTTACATCGTCGACCTCGTCGCAAAGACGCGTCTCGCACGTGGTGTCTCGCTGCGCTCGGACCGCGCTCACTCCGTGGACGCCGGCGATCTCATCGACTATGGCGCGAGCCCCCGCGCAACCCTCGCCCTGGCCAATTTGGCGCGTGCCCGTGCTTTCATGGATGCCCGCGATTTCGCGCTTCCCGACGACGTGCGCGCGATTGCGCCGCATGCCTTGCGCCATCGAATTGGGTTCAACTATCGCCTGACGACCGAAGCGGTCAGCGCCGAACGCGTTATCGAAGCGCTCGTCGCCGAGGTCGCCGCGCCTTAG
- the carA gene encoding glutamine-hydrolyzing carbamoyl-phosphate synthase small subunit, translating to MASPDMPAPRAALFLADGSRFDGRGLGFEGTALGEAVFYTGMTGYEEALTDPSYAGQILTFTYPMIGNYGVSGTAAQYSRACVAGAVIKQIAYHPSHHLAKRDLPSWLDEQKVPTLVGADTRAITIALREHGTIWAALAVGEAALERAERTLADFVRTASTKELVPSVATQRPFCEGSSSGARIALVDCGVKRAILRELEALGAQVTVLPYNATEEEILALEPDAVFISPGPGDPTDLPQTIGTLRGLIGRKPLYGICLGHQLLALACGAQTYKLPYGHRGGNQPVKDLVAGDVIITAHNHGYAVDARSLPSELEPTMTNLNDGTNEGFRHRSLPIAAVQFHPEASPGPYDARRLFAQWLGDL from the coding sequence ATGGCTAGTCCCGACATGCCCGCACCCCGCGCCGCGCTCTTTCTCGCCGACGGAAGCCGATTCGACGGACGCGGTCTTGGATTCGAAGGCACCGCGTTGGGCGAAGCCGTGTTCTATACCGGAATGACGGGCTACGAAGAAGCGTTGACCGATCCGTCGTACGCCGGGCAGATTCTCACGTTTACCTATCCGATGATCGGCAACTACGGCGTGTCGGGGACGGCGGCGCAATACTCGCGCGCGTGCGTCGCCGGCGCAGTGATCAAGCAAATCGCCTATCATCCCTCGCACCATCTCGCCAAGCGCGATCTGCCGTCGTGGCTCGACGAACAAAAGGTCCCGACGCTGGTGGGAGCCGACACGCGTGCAATCACCATCGCGCTGCGCGAGCACGGAACGATCTGGGCGGCGTTAGCGGTGGGCGAAGCCGCGCTCGAACGGGCCGAGCGGACGCTGGCGGATTTCGTTCGCACGGCCAGCACTAAGGAGCTCGTTCCGAGCGTTGCTACGCAGCGCCCGTTTTGCGAAGGTTCGAGCAGCGGCGCACGCATCGCACTCGTGGACTGCGGCGTCAAGCGCGCGATCCTCCGCGAGCTCGAAGCACTCGGCGCGCAAGTCACCGTGCTGCCGTACAATGCCACCGAAGAAGAGATCCTCGCGTTGGAACCCGACGCCGTGTTCATCTCGCCCGGTCCCGGCGATCCGACCGACCTTCCGCAGACCATCGGTACCTTGCGCGGTCTCATCGGACGCAAGCCGCTCTACGGCATCTGTCTGGGTCACCAACTGCTGGCACTGGCGTGCGGCGCGCAGACGTACAAGCTGCCGTACGGACATCGCGGTGGTAACCAGCCGGTGAAAGATCTCGTCGCCGGCGACGTCATCATCACCGCGCACAACCACGGCTATGCCGTTGACGCCCGATCGCTCCCGTCCGAGCTCGAACCGACGATGACCAACTTGAACGACGGAACGAACGAAGGCTTTCGCCATCGCTCGCTGCCGATCGCAGCCGTCCAGTTCCATCCCGAAGCGTCGCCCGGACCGTACGATGCCCGCCGCCTCTTCGCGCAATGGCTAGGGGATCTGTAA
- a CDS encoding dihydroorotase, giving the protein MKRALLIRGGRVVDPSIPLDAIRDVRVSDGIVAEIGVDLPLAGDEDVFDANNAIVAPGFIDMHVHLREPGYSEKETVSTGTDAALHGGFTAVACMPNTNPALDAPDVLERLAAEIARSARCRVYPIAAITRARQGRELCDFAALSRAGAVAFSDDGNTIGNARVLRDAARVASGVRGPFISHCEDEAIKGNAVMNDGIVSHALGVAGAPAVAEDVIVARDLLIAADTRKAWHIAHLTTRGGLELIRYTRVHGSQATCEVTPHHLTFTDDAVRQLGPAAKVNPPLRTSYDVRALRDAVRDGTIDVFATDHAPHTAAEKSGDLTHAAVGFSGLEVAIGAYAAALPDLPLLRFVELLSTNPSRILRIAGGTLAPGSVADVTIFADRPWRVQPERFVSKGKSTPFAGHILPRRCIGTIVGGEVFYRAPDNG; this is encoded by the coding sequence GTGAAGCGCGCACTGCTGATTCGCGGCGGACGGGTCGTCGATCCGTCGATTCCACTCGACGCCATACGCGACGTGCGCGTCTCCGACGGAATCGTTGCCGAGATCGGCGTCGATTTGCCGCTCGCCGGTGACGAAGACGTTTTCGACGCGAACAATGCGATCGTCGCTCCCGGGTTCATCGACATGCACGTGCACCTGCGCGAGCCGGGCTATTCCGAAAAGGAGACCGTTTCCACGGGAACCGACGCGGCATTGCACGGCGGTTTTACCGCCGTGGCGTGTATGCCCAACACCAATCCCGCGCTCGACGCGCCCGACGTGCTCGAACGTTTGGCGGCCGAAATCGCGCGCTCGGCCCGCTGTCGAGTCTATCCCATAGCCGCGATCACACGCGCGCGCCAAGGACGCGAACTTTGCGACTTTGCGGCGTTGTCGCGCGCCGGCGCGGTCGCGTTCTCCGACGACGGCAACACGATCGGCAACGCTCGCGTCCTACGCGACGCCGCGCGGGTAGCCAGCGGCGTGCGAGGGCCTTTCATCTCGCATTGCGAGGACGAGGCGATCAAAGGCAACGCCGTGATGAACGACGGCATCGTCTCGCACGCGCTCGGCGTTGCCGGAGCGCCGGCGGTCGCCGAAGACGTCATCGTCGCGCGCGATCTCTTGATCGCGGCCGATACTCGCAAGGCGTGGCACATCGCGCATCTCACCACTCGCGGCGGCTTGGAGCTGATTCGGTACACGCGCGTCCACGGCTCGCAAGCCACGTGCGAAGTCACGCCGCACCACCTGACGTTCACCGACGACGCGGTTCGCCAGCTCGGACCGGCGGCAAAGGTCAACCCGCCGCTGCGCACCAGCTACGACGTGCGCGCGCTGCGCGACGCCGTGCGAGACGGAACGATTGACGTCTTCGCAACCGATCACGCGCCGCACACGGCCGCCGAAAAAAGCGGCGATCTGACGCATGCGGCGGTTGGTTTCTCCGGATTAGAAGTCGCGATCGGCGCGTATGCGGCCGCGCTTCCGGACCTTCCGCTGCTGCGCTTCGTCGAACTGCTCTCTACGAACCCGTCGCGGATCTTACGGATTGCCGGCGGCACGCTCGCTCCGGGAAGCGTTGCCGACGTAACGATCTTCGCGGACCGGCCGTGGCGCGTGCAACCCGAGCGGTTCGTCTCCAAAGGAAAGAGCACGCCGTTCGCGGGGCACATCTTGCCGCGCCGCTGCATCGGCACGATCGTCGGCGGCGAGGTTTTCTATCGAGCCCCCGACAATGGCTAG
- a CDS encoding aspartate carbamoyltransferase catalytic subunit, producing MRIRRSLIDLDDLNADELTYIFERTAHFEQSKAEQTLTGHACANMFFEQSTRTFASFNLAELRLGGDVVNLSPKDLSLATKGETLEDTAITLGAMGFSVLVVRHSEAGFPQRVAMSFDGHVVNAGDGAHAHPTQALLDIYTLREEFGELEGRTVAIVGDVLHSRVAHSTIRGLRRLKAKVMLVGPDAFLPATYGRDGISIERDFDAILPEVDAVMLLRIQRERFDSMPITDEEYVAAYRLDRKRLEKVRENAVIMHPGPYNRGMELDESVLEFAGWRYAKQVLHGVGVRMAVLDFLVNGTS from the coding sequence ATGCGAATTCGCAGAAGCCTCATCGATCTCGACGACCTCAACGCCGACGAACTGACCTACATCTTCGAGCGCACGGCGCATTTCGAACAGAGCAAGGCCGAACAAACGCTGACCGGTCACGCTTGCGCGAACATGTTCTTCGAGCAGAGCACGCGCACGTTTGCGTCGTTCAACTTGGCCGAACTTCGCCTCGGAGGCGACGTCGTCAACCTTTCACCTAAAGATCTCAGCCTGGCGACCAAAGGCGAAACGCTCGAGGATACCGCGATCACCCTCGGCGCCATGGGATTTTCGGTTCTGGTCGTGCGGCATTCCGAAGCCGGGTTTCCTCAGCGCGTCGCGATGTCGTTCGACGGGCACGTCGTCAATGCGGGTGACGGCGCGCACGCCCATCCGACGCAGGCGCTGCTCGACATCTACACCTTGCGCGAGGAGTTCGGCGAGCTCGAGGGACGCACCGTCGCGATCGTCGGTGACGTCCTGCACAGCCGCGTCGCGCACTCGACGATTCGCGGTTTGCGCCGCCTCAAAGCCAAGGTGATGCTGGTCGGACCGGACGCGTTTCTGCCCGCGACGTACGGTCGAGACGGTATCAGTATCGAGCGCGATTTCGACGCCATTCTGCCCGAAGTCGACGCCGTGATGCTGTTGCGCATTCAGCGCGAACGTTTCGACTCGATGCCCATCACCGACGAGGAATACGTCGCCGCTTACCGCCTCGATCGCAAGCGGCTCGAGAAGGTTCGGGAGAACGCCGTCATCATGCATCCGGGACCGTACAACCGCGGGATGGAGCTCGACGAGTCGGTCCTCGAGTTCGCCGGCTGGCGCTACGCCAAGCAGGTGCTTCACGGCGTCGGCGTGCGGATGGCCGTGCTCGACTTTCTCGTTAACGGCACCTCGTGA
- the pyrR gene encoding bifunctional pyr operon transcriptional regulator/uracil phosphoribosyltransferase PyrR, translating into MTPTEKRRLLVRADEIARIVARLAHQILEPEEAQKGVVLLGIRRGGEALATRLANEIARVSGHAPALGFLNINLYRDDRVTHEMPESEIPADVSGQTVVVVDDVLYTGRTIRAALDAVTDLGRPAAIRLCVLVDRGLRELPIQPDYVGRFVPTSRRERISVTLSSEPSPTDEVEVLEGAD; encoded by the coding sequence ATGACGCCTACCGAAAAGCGCCGCCTGCTGGTTCGCGCCGACGAAATCGCTCGCATCGTCGCGCGTCTCGCGCACCAGATTCTCGAGCCGGAGGAAGCTCAGAAGGGCGTCGTCCTGCTCGGCATTCGCCGCGGCGGCGAAGCCCTCGCGACGCGTTTGGCAAACGAGATCGCGCGCGTCTCGGGACACGCACCGGCGCTCGGATTTCTCAACATCAATCTCTATCGCGACGACCGCGTAACCCACGAGATGCCCGAGTCGGAAATTCCGGCTGACGTCTCCGGGCAAACCGTCGTCGTGGTCGACGACGTCCTCTACACCGGGCGGACGATTCGCGCAGCGCTCGACGCCGTGACGGATCTGGGACGCCCGGCCGCAATCCGTCTATGCGTGCTCGTCGACCGCGGCCTGCGCGAGTTGCCCATCCAGCCGGATTACGTCGGCCGCTTCGTGCCGACGAGCCGCCGCGAACGCATCAGCGTTACGCTTTCCTCCGAGCCCTCGCCGACCGATGAGGTCGAGGTCCTCGAGGGCGCCGACTAG
- a CDS encoding valine--tRNA ligase: MELPKQYDPRAVEPRLYRRWEEHGYFHEEPDPARPAFIICMPPPNVTGRAHLGHGSTYTPMDVLTRFHRMLGNNADWLPGLDHAAIATEAVIVREMAKEGLTREDLGREAFVERAWEWSRTYGGEIDAQFRVLGFGPDWKRSRFTMDDGLSAAVRKVFVQLYREGLIYRGKRLINWDPKGKTTVSDAEVDHVERDATLWYVRYPLDGDAAQGITVATTRPETMLGDVAIAVHPEDERYRALVGKFVLLPPMLERAIPVVADANVDPEFGTGAVKVTPAHDPTDYEIGLRHDLPMPSIMDLRARITGRDVPVGDYDGLDRFEARARIVAALRDKGLLVKEEAYRHAISISERTGDVIEPLLSLQWFVKMETLAAPALQAYRDGRLRFFPEARGRIYEQWLENIRDWNISRQIWWGHRLPVWYTPDEAPIVAETKEEAEEIARRDHHTPPELLVQDPDTLDTWFSSGLWPFSILGWPEKTNELQCWYPSQVLVTAQEIIFLWVARMVMLGIHFMGDVPFRDVMITPLVFDAQGRKMSKSLGNAIDPMDLAAQYGADAFRLSILRQMRLESQDMRYSESRAEEARNFNNKIWNATRYMLALPEPMPGALTLPKHATLTLADRWILARLHDTIERVTQAFTGYDFGSAAETLWRFVWYEFCDWYLEATKLPENAATRAGVLSFVWNNAMRLLHPIEPFITEEVWLSLPHDGETIMTATWPDALEVPVDRDAATLFELVREATERIRNLRADIGLQPKERVVLDVPANVDAGVAALLAHLCAGTVRQSPPAGDTLAQALAGVRPEAPKALLEDRYRKDIARLHGEVERLERKLGNGQFVAKAAPDVVAKERSKLEGYRQELVHAESALTELTSEGDSKP; encoded by the coding sequence ATGGAGCTTCCCAAGCAATATGATCCCCGCGCGGTCGAGCCCAGGCTCTACCGCCGCTGGGAAGAGCACGGCTATTTCCACGAGGAGCCCGACCCGGCTCGGCCCGCGTTCATTATCTGCATGCCGCCGCCCAACGTTACGGGCCGGGCTCACCTCGGCCACGGCTCGACCTACACGCCGATGGACGTACTCACACGCTTCCATCGTATGCTCGGCAACAACGCGGACTGGCTGCCCGGGCTCGATCATGCGGCGATCGCCACCGAAGCCGTCATCGTCCGCGAGATGGCCAAGGAAGGGCTGACGCGCGAAGACCTCGGCCGTGAGGCGTTCGTCGAGCGCGCGTGGGAGTGGTCGCGCACGTACGGCGGCGAGATCGACGCACAGTTTCGCGTTCTGGGTTTTGGTCCCGACTGGAAACGGTCGCGGTTTACGATGGACGACGGCTTATCGGCCGCCGTGCGCAAGGTGTTCGTGCAGCTCTACCGCGAGGGATTGATCTACCGCGGTAAGCGGCTGATCAACTGGGACCCTAAGGGAAAGACGACCGTCTCGGATGCCGAGGTCGACCACGTCGAACGCGACGCCACCTTATGGTACGTGCGCTATCCGCTCGACGGTGACGCCGCCCAAGGCATTACGGTGGCTACCACGCGTCCCGAGACGATGCTCGGCGACGTTGCGATTGCCGTGCATCCCGAGGACGAACGGTACCGCGCGCTCGTCGGGAAGTTCGTGCTGTTGCCGCCGATGCTCGAACGCGCGATTCCCGTCGTTGCCGACGCAAACGTCGATCCGGAGTTCGGCACCGGTGCCGTCAAGGTCACGCCGGCGCACGACCCGACCGACTATGAGATCGGATTGCGCCACGATCTGCCGATGCCGTCGATCATGGATTTGCGCGCGCGGATTACCGGTCGCGACGTGCCGGTCGGCGACTACGACGGACTCGACCGGTTCGAAGCGCGCGCGCGCATCGTCGCCGCGCTGCGCGACAAAGGACTGCTCGTCAAAGAAGAAGCGTACCGCCACGCGATCTCGATTAGCGAGCGGACCGGCGACGTCATCGAGCCGCTTCTATCGCTGCAGTGGTTCGTAAAGATGGAAACGCTCGCGGCGCCGGCGTTGCAAGCTTATCGCGACGGCCGTTTGCGGTTTTTTCCTGAAGCCCGCGGCCGCATATACGAACAGTGGCTGGAGAACATTCGCGATTGGAACATCTCACGGCAGATTTGGTGGGGCCACAGACTGCCCGTCTGGTACACGCCCGATGAGGCTCCCATCGTTGCAGAGACAAAAGAAGAAGCCGAAGAGATCGCACGGCGCGATCATCATACGCCGCCGGAACTGCTCGTACAGGACCCGGACACGCTCGATACGTGGTTTTCCAGTGGGTTGTGGCCGTTCTCGATCTTGGGATGGCCGGAGAAAACGAACGAACTTCAGTGCTGGTATCCCTCACAAGTGCTGGTCACGGCGCAGGAAATTATTTTTCTGTGGGTCGCGCGCATGGTTATGCTGGGCATTCACTTCATGGGCGATGTGCCGTTCCGCGACGTGATGATTACTCCGCTGGTGTTCGACGCTCAAGGCCGCAAGATGTCCAAATCGTTGGGTAACGCGATCGACCCGATGGACCTCGCAGCTCAGTACGGCGCCGACGCATTCCGCCTTTCTATCCTACGCCAGATGCGTTTGGAATCGCAGGACATGCGATACTCCGAGTCCCGCGCGGAAGAAGCTCGCAACTTCAACAACAAGATTTGGAACGCGACGCGCTACATGCTCGCACTGCCCGAGCCGATGCCCGGCGCGCTCACCTTACCCAAGCACGCGACGCTAACGCTCGCCGACCGTTGGATCCTCGCGCGCCTGCACGACACGATCGAGCGCGTAACCCAGGCGTTCACGGGTTACGACTTCGGCAGCGCGGCGGAGACGCTTTGGCGATTCGTGTGGTACGAGTTCTGCGACTGGTACCTCGAAGCGACGAAGCTTCCGGAAAACGCCGCGACGCGGGCCGGGGTGCTCTCCTTCGTTTGGAATAACGCCATGCGGCTGCTGCATCCGATCGAGCCCTTCATTACCGAGGAAGTGTGGCTGTCGCTTCCACACGACGGGGAGACGATCATGACGGCCACGTGGCCCGATGCCCTCGAGGTCCCGGTCGACCGCGACGCGGCAACGCTCTTCGAGCTCGTGCGCGAGGCGACGGAACGCATTCGCAACCTGCGCGCCGACATCGGCTTGCAGCCGAAGGAGCGCGTCGTACTCGACGTCCCCGCGAACGTTGATGCCGGCGTCGCGGCACTCCTGGCGCACCTCTGCGCCGGCACCGTGCGTCAAAGCCCGCCGGCCGGGGATACGCTCGCTCAAGCGCTGGCCGGCGTGCGGCCCGAGGCGCCCAAAGCCTTGCTCGAAGATCGCTATCGCAAGGACATCGCGCGTCTTCACGGCGAGGTCGAACGGTTGGAACGAAAGCTCGGCAACGGGCAGTTCGTCGCCAAGGCCGCCCCAGACGTGGTTGCGAAGGAGCGCTCGAAGCTGGAAGGATATCGTCAGGAGCTCGTTCACGCGGAATCCGCCCTGACCGAGTTGACGAGCGAGGGAGATTCGAAACCGTGA
- a CDS encoding STAS domain-containing protein, which yields MTEDVFGEFTLRTIDDTPVLTLSGEVDISNVTDFQRALAAMPSADMIVIDMSAVEFLDSTALSALVRYRNVTAARGGSVTLVIASTLVQRIFDITNFDREFKIVKRLEDVPGLFPKA from the coding sequence TTGACCGAGGACGTTTTCGGTGAGTTCACGCTGAGAACGATCGACGATACCCCTGTGCTCACGCTCAGCGGGGAGGTTGACATCTCCAATGTCACCGACTTCCAACGCGCTCTTGCAGCGATGCCTTCGGCAGACATGATCGTCATCGACATGAGCGCCGTTGAGTTTTTGGATTCGACGGCGTTGTCCGCGCTAGTGCGATACCGTAACGTCACGGCCGCTCGCGGCGGCTCCGTCACGCTCGTGATCGCCAGCACGCTCGTGCAGCGAATCTTCGACATCACGAACTTCGACCGCGAGTTCAAGATCGTCAAGCGCCTCGAGGACGTCCCCGGACTCTTCCCCAAGGCCTAG